One region of Glutamicibacter sp. B1 genomic DNA includes:
- a CDS encoding GntR family transcriptional regulator, producing MASSLSEKLADTLRERINRGELAPGTVVIEPALAQEFEVSKTPVRESLRQLTSEGLLQVLPKKGYLVRAISLNDVYEVLELRRLLEPHVAGQVATRHSAELVATLSEHLKAQEELAVSDPIASMHAARRFHSELCAASRNSRITASLENCLAQTARAHYVLPSMQPYMSQSEELAEHQRILAAIQDSDAAAAQQAMSEHLDSIRRAMLEES from the coding sequence ATGGCCAGCTCGCTTTCCGAGAAACTCGCCGACACACTTCGTGAACGCATCAACCGCGGCGAACTTGCGCCGGGAACCGTGGTCATCGAACCGGCCCTGGCTCAAGAATTCGAGGTTTCCAAAACTCCGGTACGCGAGTCACTCCGTCAGCTGACCAGCGAGGGTCTACTTCAGGTTTTACCCAAAAAGGGCTATCTCGTGCGCGCCATTTCTCTGAACGATGTTTACGAAGTCTTAGAACTACGCCGGCTACTTGAGCCTCATGTGGCAGGGCAGGTAGCCACACGGCATTCGGCAGAACTTGTCGCCACCCTCAGCGAACATCTCAAGGCCCAGGAAGAATTAGCAGTCAGCGATCCCATCGCCTCAATGCATGCAGCGCGTCGCTTCCACAGTGAGCTGTGCGCAGCCTCGCGCAATTCAAGGATTACCGCGAGTCTGGAAAACTGTTTGGCTCAAACGGCACGGGCCCACTACGTGTTGCCATCGATGCAGCCCTATATGTCGCAATCCGAAGAACTCGCCGAACACCAACGCATCCTGGCCGCGATCCAAGACTCAGATGCCGCCGCCGCACAACAAGCGATGAGCGAGCATCTTGATTCGATCCGTCGGGCGATGCTCGAAGAAAGCTAG